One Sinorhizobium mexicanum genomic region harbors:
- the xth gene encoding exodeoxyribonuclease III: MKIATYNVNGVNGRLDVLLRWLEEASPDVVCLQELKAPDPKFPLKAIEAAGYGAIWHGQKSWNGVAILARDREPTLTRKGLPGDPDDTHSRYIEAAIDGMVIGCLYLPNGNPYPGPKFEYKLAWFRRLTAYAAELLELGAPVILAGDYNVMPTELDVYKPERWVNDALFRVEVRDAYHRLLEQGWTDALRQLHPGGRVYTFWDYFRNAFVRDAGLRIDHFLLSPDVTKRLSAAVVDKHVRGWERTSDHAPVWIELSDVPKRRRKTNDDE; this comes from the coding sequence GTGAAGATCGCCACCTATAACGTCAACGGGGTGAATGGCCGTCTGGATGTCCTGCTGCGGTGGCTGGAGGAGGCGTCACCCGACGTCGTCTGCCTTCAGGAACTGAAGGCACCAGACCCGAAGTTCCCCCTGAAAGCCATCGAGGCTGCCGGATACGGAGCGATTTGGCACGGCCAGAAGAGTTGGAACGGGGTGGCGATCCTCGCCAGAGACAGGGAGCCGACGCTGACGCGCAAGGGCCTGCCTGGTGATCCGGACGACACCCACAGCCGCTATATCGAGGCAGCGATCGACGGCATGGTGATCGGCTGCCTCTATCTGCCCAACGGCAATCCCTATCCGGGACCGAAGTTCGAATACAAGCTGGCATGGTTCCGCAGGCTGACGGCTTATGCGGCAGAGCTGCTGGAACTCGGCGCGCCGGTGATCCTCGCTGGCGACTACAACGTCATGCCGACGGAACTCGATGTCTACAAACCGGAGCGTTGGGTGAACGACGCGCTGTTCCGCGTCGAGGTCAGAGACGCTTATCACCGCCTGCTCGAACAGGGCTGGACGGATGCCCTCCGGCAGCTTCATCCCGGCGGACGCGTCTACACCTTTTGGGACTACTTCCGAAATGCGTTCGTGCGGGACGCCGGCCTTCGCATAGATCACTTCTTGCTCAGCCCGGATGTCACCAAACGGCTTTCGGCTGCGGTGGTCGACAAGCATGTCCGGGGATGGGAGCGCACAAGCGATCACGCGCCGGTTTGGATCGAGCTTTCAGATGTACCTAAGAGACGGAGGAAGACAAATGACGATGAATGA
- the ligD gene encoding DNA ligase D — translation MRRPANPLLSREGISKSAEGRNAAASSVARLANHGATKSAFPSFIEPCHPTLKKRPPDGGEWLHEIKLDGYRAQLHIERGKITIYTRTGLDWTKEFESIAAAAKDLVGHQAVMDGEVTVFGKTGLPDFQALRRELAKRSSQHLTFQAFDLLYLDGYDLRRVPLIERKRALRELLEEGAGTIAYVDYLELDEGESIYRHACEMGLEGIVSKRKDAPYRSGRQEIWTKTKCKKRKAFPIVAFVEKLGAHPRRIASLYLGRRDGDRIVYAGKAQTGYTLAAAREVRERLDPLIIGKSPLSHPINKPKATWVEPQVYAEIDYGGVTDDGLLREPVFKGLREGSRDAAKQRPAAGPASVRVPQENILQLLPDAVAPSKEELADYWTRVADRALHFLGGRPLKLVRHIRGTTFYHKGPLPPIPPEVHQLRIEKREGGEGVRLWVDDLAGLLGLVEMGAVELHPWAATVDDIEHADALIFDLDPGEGVSWAFVVETALRLRGFLDTEGFKTWPKLTGGKGVHIMAPLPAKMSHNAARAYAKRLAQQFASTDPDHYITSAQLSQRPGKLFLDYLRNGRGTTAIGTYSPRARPGYPVAAPVTWREIERGIGPDAYTIERPPKRRKVL, via the coding sequence TTGAGGCGGCCTGCCAACCCCCTGCTTTCCCGTGAAGGCATCTCGAAGAGCGCTGAGGGGCGAAATGCCGCGGCGTCCTCTGTCGCCCGTCTTGCAAATCACGGCGCGACCAAATCCGCCTTTCCAAGCTTCATTGAACCCTGCCACCCGACGCTGAAGAAAAGGCCACCGGATGGTGGGGAGTGGCTCCACGAAATCAAGCTTGATGGCTACCGGGCGCAGCTGCACATCGAGCGCGGCAAGATCACGATCTACACGCGGACCGGGCTGGATTGGACGAAGGAATTCGAGTCAATCGCGGCGGCCGCGAAGGACCTAGTCGGACACCAGGCGGTGATGGATGGAGAGGTTACGGTCTTCGGCAAGACGGGGCTTCCCGATTTTCAAGCACTTCGGCGAGAGCTCGCGAAACGCTCGTCGCAACATCTTACGTTTCAAGCGTTTGACCTGCTCTACCTGGACGGCTACGACCTCCGACGGGTACCGCTGATCGAGCGCAAACGAGCGCTGCGCGAGCTACTCGAAGAGGGGGCCGGCACCATCGCCTATGTCGACTATCTCGAGCTTGATGAAGGAGAATCGATATATCGGCACGCCTGCGAGATGGGCCTGGAGGGGATTGTCTCGAAACGCAAGGACGCGCCATACCGATCCGGGCGGCAGGAAATCTGGACAAAGACCAAATGCAAGAAGCGCAAGGCCTTCCCGATCGTCGCCTTCGTCGAAAAGCTCGGCGCGCACCCGCGCAGGATTGCCTCGCTCTATCTCGGGCGCAGGGACGGCGATCGCATCGTGTATGCGGGCAAGGCCCAAACCGGGTATACCCTGGCGGCGGCGCGCGAGGTGCGGGAGCGGCTCGACCCCTTGATTATCGGCAAGAGCCCCCTCTCCCACCCGATCAACAAGCCCAAGGCGACCTGGGTGGAGCCGCAGGTTTACGCTGAGATCGACTATGGCGGGGTGACGGACGACGGCCTGCTGCGGGAGCCGGTGTTCAAAGGCTTGCGGGAAGGCTCGCGAGATGCCGCTAAACAGCGACCGGCCGCTGGTCCCGCCTCGGTCCGGGTGCCGCAGGAGAACATACTGCAGTTGCTGCCAGACGCCGTCGCGCCATCGAAGGAGGAGCTTGCGGACTACTGGACGCGCGTTGCCGATCGCGCCTTGCATTTCCTCGGCGGTCGCCCGTTGAAACTCGTAAGACACATCCGCGGCACCACCTTCTATCACAAGGGACCGCTGCCGCCGATCCCGCCAGAGGTCCACCAGCTTCGCATAGAGAAGCGCGAGGGCGGCGAAGGGGTCCGTCTGTGGGTCGACGATCTCGCTGGATTGCTGGGACTTGTCGAAATGGGCGCGGTGGAACTGCATCCCTGGGCGGCGACCGTGGACGATATCGAACACGCCGACGCGCTGATCTTCGATCTCGATCCCGGCGAAGGCGTGTCGTGGGCGTTCGTCGTCGAAACCGCGTTGCGGCTAAGGGGGTTCCTTGACACGGAGGGCTTCAAGACATGGCCAAAGCTCACCGGGGGCAAGGGCGTCCACATCATGGCCCCTCTGCCGGCAAAGATGTCGCATAACGCGGCGCGCGCCTATGCCAAACGCTTGGCGCAGCAGTTTGCCAGCACCGATCCCGACCACTACATCACGTCGGCACAGCTTTCGCAGCGACCCGGAAAGCTCTTTCTCGATTATCTGAGGAACGGCCGCGGTACTACAGCCATCGGTACCTACTCCCCGAGGGCGCGACCAGGGTATCCTGTCGCGGCTCCGGTTACCTGGCGCGAAATCGAGCGCGGAATAGGACCGGATGCGTACACGATCGAACGTCCACCAAAGCGCCGCAAAGTCCTTTAG
- a CDS encoding FAD-containing oxidoreductase, translated as MRQYDAIFIGAGQAGPFLAARMAENGLKVALIERKFLGGTCVNAGCMPTKTLVASARAAHVARRAADFGVSVGREVSVDMSAVRKRAQTVTMDARKGLIEWLGGLNNLTIIYGHARFIAADTVVANGSELTAPRIFINVGARPVIPTFPGIEDVDYLTSASILEMDTLPRHLAVIGGSYIGLEFAQMYRRFGSEVTVLERGARLAPREDEDISSAIRDILAGEGIAVHTGVSEISFSRKGEDILLNADGTSRDVSHVLVATGRRPNTDDLGLETAGVETDARGYIQVNDRLETNVPGIWALGDCNGHGAFTHTSYNDFEIVAANLLDSEDRRVSSRVAAYALYIDPPLGRVGMTEKEARASGRNVVVSTRPMSRVGRAKERSETLGFMKVVADADTKEILGATILGIEGDEAIHGFIDAMTARTTFTDLQWAVPVHPTVSELIPTLLRGLS; from the coding sequence ATGCGGCAGTACGACGCGATATTCATCGGCGCAGGTCAGGCTGGGCCGTTTCTCGCCGCCCGGATGGCGGAAAACGGCCTCAAGGTGGCATTGATAGAGCGGAAGTTCCTCGGTGGGACATGCGTCAACGCCGGCTGCATGCCGACAAAGACGTTAGTCGCAAGCGCTCGGGCAGCTCACGTCGCCCGGCGGGCTGCCGATTTTGGCGTGAGTGTCGGCAGAGAGGTGTCGGTGGATATGAGCGCCGTGCGAAAGCGCGCCCAAACCGTAACCATGGATGCCAGGAAGGGGCTCATCGAGTGGCTGGGTGGCCTCAACAACTTAACAATCATCTATGGCCATGCCCGGTTCATTGCCGCTGACACAGTGGTCGCGAACGGCTCAGAACTGACCGCACCTCGCATCTTCATAAACGTTGGCGCACGTCCGGTTATTCCGACTTTCCCAGGGATCGAGGATGTCGACTATCTGACGAGCGCCTCTATTCTCGAAATGGACACCCTACCCCGCCACTTGGCCGTGATCGGTGGGAGCTACATCGGTCTGGAGTTCGCTCAGATGTATCGGCGCTTCGGGTCCGAGGTCACCGTGCTCGAACGTGGCGCTCGGCTCGCGCCCCGCGAGGACGAAGACATCTCGAGCGCCATCCGGGACATCCTCGCCGGCGAAGGCATCGCCGTCCATACCGGCGTGAGCGAAATCTCGTTCTCGAGGAAGGGAGAGGATATTCTTCTGAATGCGGATGGCACGTCTCGTGACGTGAGCCATGTCCTCGTCGCCACTGGGCGGCGGCCCAACACCGACGATCTCGGTCTCGAAACGGCCGGTGTCGAAACAGACGCCCGCGGTTACATCCAAGTCAACGACCGTCTCGAAACCAACGTACCGGGCATCTGGGCACTCGGCGACTGCAATGGCCATGGGGCGTTCACGCACACGTCTTACAACGATTTCGAGATCGTTGCGGCGAACCTCCTGGACTCCGAGGACCGCAGGGTTTCGAGCAGGGTGGCCGCCTACGCGCTTTACATCGATCCGCCGCTTGGGCGTGTCGGGATGACCGAAAAGGAGGCCCGCGCGTCAGGCCGAAACGTAGTGGTGTCCACCCGTCCCATGTCCCGCGTTGGCCGCGCCAAGGAGCGCAGTGAAACTCTGGGATTCATGAAGGTTGTTGCGGATGCTGACACGAAGGAAATCCTGGGAGCGACAATCCTCGGCATTGAAGGCGATGAGGCAATCCACGGTTTTATCGACGCAATGACCGCCAGGACCACCTTCACGGACCTTCAATGGGCGGTACCGGTCCACCCGACCGTGTCGGAGCTGATCCCGACCCTGTTACGAGGTCTGTCTTAG
- a CDS encoding DUF4126 domain-containing protein gives MLLILALLIGVIAGLRAMTAPAAVAWAAWLGWFDVSSSSLAFMGYRWTPWIFTVAAIGELISDQLPTTPSRKVPVQFGTRIVVGALTGATIGASGDVLVGGLIAGVIGAIIGTYGGAAARGKMAAAFGKDRPAAFIEDAVAIIGAILVVGAV, from the coding sequence ATGCTTCTCATCCTCGCTCTTCTCATCGGGGTCATCGCGGGACTTCGCGCTATGACCGCACCTGCTGCGGTGGCCTGGGCCGCGTGGCTTGGATGGTTCGATGTGTCCTCATCGTCCTTGGCATTCATGGGCTATCGCTGGACCCCCTGGATATTCACCGTCGCCGCGATCGGGGAACTGATCAGCGACCAGCTTCCGACGACGCCGAGCCGCAAGGTGCCGGTACAGTTCGGCACGAGAATTGTTGTCGGAGCTTTGACGGGCGCAACCATCGGCGCATCCGGAGACGTTTTGGTCGGCGGTCTGATCGCAGGCGTGATCGGGGCGATCATCGGCACATACGGCGGCGCGGCAGCCCGTGGGAAGATGGCGGCGGCATTCGGCAAGGACAGGCCGGCCGCGTTTATCGAAGACGCCGTCGCAATTATCGGTGCGATCCTCGTTGTCGGAGCAGTCTGA